A single genomic interval of Musa acuminata AAA Group cultivar baxijiao chromosome BXJ3-4, Cavendish_Baxijiao_AAA, whole genome shotgun sequence harbors:
- the LOC135637026 gene encoding protein MIS12 homolog has product MEGSESEAVFDAYNLNPQRFLNEVLNAVDDMVDGAFDFCLHQASQITGPGADRSEELARGVSSLRHLTQAVLDKRMSMWEKYCLRHCFSIPDGFVLPKTKEYSISVLQEVLSDQELDSHLDSLREKLAAAGMESQALHREINLLEMQSTADNKYNASVAEVQQLFKEHSVHLMFQELVESASKLHQKVAAELKSKRLGDMKQDGVCKKHCLSSGKQMVPDTGISSSLEDIQEIVSILKNT; this is encoded by the exons ATGGAGGGAAGCGAGAGCGAGGCAGTGTTCGATGCCTACAACCTCAACCCGCAGCGCTTCCTCAACGAAGTCCTTAACGCCGTCGACGACATGGTCGACGGAGCCTTCGATTTCTGCCTGCA TCAAGCATCACAAATTACTGGCCCTGGTGCCGATCGGTCTGAGGAGTTGGCTAGG GGTGTATCTTCCCTTCGTCACTTGACTCAAGCAGTTTTGGATAAGAGAATGAGCATGTGGGAGAAGTACTGCCTTCGGCATTGTTTTTCCATTCCAGATGGATTTGTGTTGCCCAAAACT AAAGAATATTCCATTTCAGTGCTTCAAGAAGTCTTGTCAGATCAAGAACTCGATTCTCATTTGGACTCTTTGAGAGAAAAACTTGCAGCT GCGGGGATGGAATCTCAAGCGCTACATAGGGAGATCAATTTGTTGGAGATGCAGTCAACTGCTGACAACAAATACAATGCTTCTGTTGCTGAGGTGCAACAACTATTTAAGGAACACTCGGTGCATCTGATGTTTCAAG AGTTAGTAGAATCAGCATCCAAACTGCATCAGAAAGTAGCTGCTGAACTAAAGAGCAAGAGGTTGGGAGATATGAAACAAGATGGGGTTTGCAAGAAGCACTGTTTGAGCAGTGGCAAACAGATGGTTCCCGACACAG GgatttcttcaagtcttgaggatATTCAAGAAATTGTAAGCATTTTAAAGAACACATAG
- the LOC135635441 gene encoding transcription factor MYB59-like — protein sequence MDGEPKRGADAVEDRWRKGPWTPQEDKLLAEHVNLHGGGRWNSVSKLTGLRRSGKSCRLRWVNYLRPDLKRGKITPEEESIILELHASWGNRWSAIARSLPGRTDNDIKNYWRTHFKKSTSPSKNNVEKKPKAQLLTQQQDEEMRMTMTMNEVERVAVAHDMQQEMAYVYPFTGMLQGGSPDGSISDGSREEEVSWGGLWHLDI from the exons ATGGATGGAGAACCCAAACGGGGAGCTGATGCAGTAGAGGACAGATGGAGAAAGGGCCCTTGGACTCCCCAAGAGGACAAGCTTCTCGCTGAGCATGTCAACCTCCATGGCGGAGGAAGATGGAATTCCGTCTCTAAGTTAACAG GATTGAGGAGGAGCGGAAAGAGTTGCAGACTTCGGTGGGTGAACTACCTGAGGCCTGACTTGAAGAGAGGGAAGATAACTCCCGAGGAAGAGAGCATCATCCTCGAGCTGCATGCCTCGTGGGGAAACAG ATGGTCCGCCATAGCTCGAAGCCTCCCGGGGAGGACCGACAACGATATCAAGAACTACTGGCGAACCCATTTCAAGAAGAGCACGTCGCCCTCAAAGAACAACGTCGAGAAGAAACCGAAAGCGCAGTTGCTGACGCAGCAGCAGGATGAAGAGATGAGAATGACCATGACCATGAACGAAGTAGAGCGAGTTGCAGTAGCACACGACATGCAGCAGGAGATGGCGTACGTGTATCCCTTTACTGGTATGCTTCAAGGTGGCAGTCCCGATGGCTCCATCAGCGATGGATCGAGAGAAGAAGAAGTCTCATGGGGTGGATTGTGGCACCTCGATATATGA